The following are encoded in a window of uncultured Pseudomonas sp. genomic DNA:
- the thiE gene encoding thiamine phosphate synthase, translated as MKLRGLYAITDSQLLAGKLLPYVEAALKGGATLLQYRDKSTDDARRLREAEALRELCNRYGAALLINDDAELAARLGVGLHLGQEDGSLSVARALLGRQAIIGGTCHAQLELAEAAAKEGASYVAFGRFFNSNTKPGAPSADVALLDACKGRINLPIVAIGGVTLDNAPALIAHGASMVAVIHGLFAADSAAEVERRARAFSALFNPK; from the coding sequence ATGAAATTGCGTGGCCTGTACGCCATCACCGACAGCCAACTGCTGGCCGGCAAGCTGCTGCCCTACGTCGAGGCGGCTCTAAAAGGTGGTGCAACACTGCTGCAGTACCGTGACAAATCCACCGACGACGCCCGCCGCCTGCGTGAGGCCGAGGCCCTGCGCGAGCTGTGCAACCGCTACGGCGCCGCGCTGCTCATCAACGATGACGCTGAGCTAGCGGCCCGTCTTGGCGTGGGCCTGCACCTCGGTCAAGAGGATGGTTCGCTGTCGGTCGCCCGCGCCTTACTTGGGCGGCAGGCGATCATCGGTGGCACCTGCCACGCTCAGCTGGAACTGGCTGAAGCGGCGGCTAAAGAAGGCGCCAGCTACGTCGCCTTCGGCCGCTTCTTCAACTCCAACACCAAGCCTGGCGCGCCCAGCGCTGACGTGGCGCTGCTCGATGCCTGCAAAGGCCGGATCAACCTGCCGATCGTTGCCATCGGCGGTGTGACCCTGGACAACGCGCCCGCGCTGATTGCCCACGGGGCGAGCATGGTCGCGGTGATCCACGGCCTGTTCGCAGCCGATTCGGCCGCCGAAGTCGAGCGCCGCGCCCGCGCCTTTAGCGCCCTGTTCAACCCTAAATAA
- a CDS encoding hydroxymethylpyrimidine/phosphomethylpyrimidine kinase encodes MKTPTSRPVVLCLSGHDPSGGAGLQADIEALLAQGCHAAPTVTALTVQDTVNVSDFRVLDRDWVLAQANAVIHDLPVEAVKLGMLGSVEMVETVLEIMQRLPGIPLVCDPVLRAGGGGALGKDEVGYAMRERLFAVSTIATPNLPEARILAELPEGTADECAEKLLQHIQHLLITGGHGDEHQVHNRLYSRDGSRHTFTCQRLPGSYHGSGCTLASTLAGRLALGQELVSAVEFALDYTWRTLRDAEQPGHGQYIPRRLPLDFC; translated from the coding sequence ATGAAAACGCCTACTTCTCGCCCCGTAGTGCTGTGCCTGTCCGGTCATGACCCCAGTGGTGGTGCCGGCCTGCAAGCTGATATCGAAGCCCTGCTCGCCCAAGGCTGTCACGCTGCTCCAACCGTGACCGCGCTGACCGTGCAGGACACCGTCAATGTGTCTGACTTCCGCGTGCTCGACCGCGACTGGGTGCTCGCCCAGGCCAACGCGGTGATCCACGACCTGCCGGTTGAAGCCGTCAAGCTGGGCATGCTTGGTTCGGTCGAGATGGTCGAAACCGTCCTGGAGATCATGCAACGCCTGCCCGGCATCCCGCTGGTTTGTGACCCCGTGCTGCGTGCCGGCGGCGGCGGTGCACTGGGTAAGGATGAAGTGGGCTACGCGATGCGCGAGCGCCTGTTCGCCGTATCGACCATTGCCACACCAAACCTGCCGGAAGCGCGCATCCTCGCCGAACTGCCTGAAGGTACGGCTGATGAATGCGCGGAAAAACTCCTGCAGCATATCCAGCACCTGCTGATCACCGGCGGCCACGGCGATGAGCATCAGGTACACAACCGTCTGTATTCGCGTGACGGCAGCCGCCACACCTTTACCTGCCAGCGCCTGCCCGGCAGCTACCACGGTTCGGGCTGCACCCTGGCCAGCACCTTGGCCGGCCGCCTGGCCTTGGGCCAGGAACTGGTCAGTGCCGTAGAGTTCGCCCTCGACTACACCTGGCGCACCCTGCGCGACGCCGAGCAGCCGGGGCATGGTCAGTACATTCCACGCCGCTTGCCCCTGGACTTCTGCTGA
- a CDS encoding hybrid sensor histidine kinase/response regulator yields MPYILLCFLMLLPGLAGALVFDEHTRSLPLGKSIAVFEDVRGDARIEDISSPALQASFRQHDKAVLNAGYSRSVFWLRLDLEYRPQQATGVQPWLLELAYPPLDHVQLFLPDAQGRYQLRQHTGDALPFSSREIKQHNYVFELKLAPAQPQSVYLRLESQGSIQAPLTLWAPNAYLEEQPARTYVLGIIYGVLLVMLIYNLFIFLSVRDTSYLYYILYIAAFGFYQLSVNGAAIEYFWPNNPWWANAATPFLIGAAALFGCQFSRSFLHTAEHSPWVDRALLLMMAAGVLVMALALTASYALSLRLATYLALGFTVVIFSAGILAWMRGMRVARYFIFAWSAFLVGGVINTLMVLGYLPNMFLTMYASQIGSALEVGLLSLALADRINAMKEERTRILREAGLKLEAFNQELANSNRLKDEFLATVTHELRTPMNGVIGSLELMQMLNLEGELAHYQKTAASSARDMMRMVNDILALTELQAGRLYPRREPFSLRGLFDGLRAQYAPRAEEKALRFVLELDESLPDTLEGDAGKLLQSLNCLLDNAIKFTLSGEVRVRVRRGGSASDILPLRVEVIDSGVGFTTPADGKLYQRFQQLDGSLTRQYGGLGIGLAICRQLVDLLGGNLSHESQPGQGSCFRLDLPLGLPVQISTPAAAVLRASGPVVRQPQACTVLIVEDNAINQLVTRGMLLKLGYQVRTADNGAEALDVLRSETIDAVLLDCQMPVMDGFATCRALRNLPGCQLLPVLAITAHSHSGDRERCLAAGMSDYLAKPVKFEQLRSLLHDWVLCREL; encoded by the coding sequence ATGCCCTACATCCTTCTGTGTTTTTTGATGTTGCTGCCAGGGTTGGCAGGGGCATTGGTTTTTGATGAGCACACCCGCAGCCTGCCGCTCGGCAAGTCCATCGCGGTATTTGAGGATGTGCGCGGCGATGCCAGAATTGAGGACATCTCCTCGCCTGCCTTGCAGGCCAGCTTCCGACAGCATGACAAGGCCGTGCTCAACGCTGGCTATTCGCGCTCGGTGTTCTGGTTGCGCCTGGATCTTGAATACCGCCCGCAGCAGGCGACGGGTGTGCAACCCTGGTTGCTGGAGCTGGCGTATCCGCCGCTCGACCATGTGCAGCTGTTCCTGCCTGATGCGCAGGGGCGTTACCAGCTACGTCAGCACACTGGGGATGCGTTGCCGTTCTCCAGTCGCGAGATCAAACAGCACAATTATGTGTTTGAGCTGAAGCTGGCACCGGCGCAGCCGCAAAGCGTCTATCTGCGGCTAGAAAGCCAGGGTTCTATTCAGGCACCGCTAACGCTCTGGGCGCCCAATGCCTACCTGGAGGAGCAGCCGGCACGCACCTATGTGCTGGGCATCATCTATGGCGTGTTGCTGGTGATGCTGATCTACAACCTGTTTATCTTCCTCAGCGTACGCGACACCAGCTACCTGTATTACATCCTCTATATTGCCGCGTTCGGCTTCTATCAGCTGTCGGTCAACGGTGCGGCGATTGAGTATTTTTGGCCGAATAACCCGTGGTGGGCGAATGCGGCCACGCCGTTTCTGATTGGCGCGGCAGCGTTGTTCGGTTGTCAGTTCTCTCGCAGTTTTCTGCATACCGCCGAGCACAGTCCCTGGGTTGACCGTGCCCTGTTGCTGATGATGGCCGCTGGCGTGCTGGTGATGGCCCTGGCGCTGACGGCCAGCTACGCGCTGTCGCTGCGCCTGGCCACTTACCTGGCGCTGGGCTTTACCGTGGTGATCTTCAGTGCGGGCATCCTTGCCTGGATGCGCGGCATGCGCGTGGCGCGCTATTTCATCTTCGCCTGGAGTGCTTTCCTCGTCGGTGGGGTGATCAATACCCTGATGGTGCTGGGCTATCTGCCCAATATGTTCCTGACCATGTATGCCAGCCAGATCGGCTCGGCATTGGAGGTGGGCCTGCTGTCGCTGGCGCTGGCCGACCGCATCAACGCCATGAAGGAAGAGCGCACGCGGATCCTCCGGGAGGCTGGCCTCAAGCTGGAGGCCTTTAACCAAGAACTGGCTAACAGTAATCGGCTAAAAGACGAATTCCTTGCCACGGTCACCCATGAGCTGCGCACCCCGATGAACGGGGTGATCGGCTCGTTGGAGTTGATGCAGATGCTCAACCTCGAAGGTGAGCTGGCGCATTACCAGAAGACTGCCGCCAGCTCCGCGCGCGACATGATGCGCATGGTCAACGACATCCTCGCCTTGACCGAGCTGCAGGCCGGACGACTCTACCCGCGGCGTGAGCCGTTCAGCCTGCGCGGCTTGTTTGATGGTTTGCGGGCACAGTACGCGCCGCGCGCCGAAGAGAAGGCGTTGCGCTTTGTTCTGGAGCTCGACGAAAGCCTGCCGGACACCTTGGAGGGTGACGCCGGCAAGCTGTTGCAGAGCCTCAACTGCCTGCTCGATAACGCCATCAAGTTCACCCTGTCTGGCGAAGTGCGGGTGCGTGTCCGTCGGGGCGGCAGTGCGAGCGACATTTTGCCGTTGCGTGTTGAGGTGATCGATAGCGGCGTGGGCTTTACCACCCCGGCCGATGGCAAGCTGTACCAACGCTTCCAGCAACTGGATGGCTCACTGACCCGTCAATACGGCGGGCTCGGCATCGGTCTGGCGATCTGCCGGCAATTGGTCGATTTGCTCGGCGGTAACCTTAGCCATGAATCGCAACCAGGCCAGGGCAGTTGCTTTCGCCTGGACCTGCCGCTGGGCTTGCCCGTGCAGATATCCACCCCGGCGGCTGCCGTCCTGCGTGCCAGTGGCCCGGTGGTGCGCCAGCCGCAAGCATGCACGGTGTTGATCGTTGAGGATAATGCGATTAACCAGCTGGTCACCCGCGGCATGCTGCTCAAGCTGGGGTATCAGGTGCGTACCGCCGACAACGGTGCCGAAGCCCTGGACGTGCTGCGGAGCGAGACCATTGACGCGGTACTGCTGGATTGCCAAATGCCGGTGATGGACGGTTTTGCCACCTGCCGCGCGCTGCGCAACCTGCCAGGCTGTCAGCTGCTGCCGGTGCTGGCGATAACCGCCCACAGCCATAGCGGTGACCGTGAGCGCTGCCTGGCTGCCGGGATGAGTGATTACCTGGCCAAACCGGTGAAGTTTGAGCAGCTGCGCAGCCTGCTGCATGACTGGGTGCTCTGTCGCGAACTCTAG
- a CDS encoding TetR/AcrR family transcriptional regulator codes for MAYRPTALRIDRDQALRERIISAALARVAEGGFVALTMQALAEDVGIATGSLYRHVRNKGELAAEVFAVASQHEIDALAAIVRGPGDPVQRLTAGLQRFAARAWDSRQLAFALIAEPVDSEVDEQRLFYREAYAELFAELLHEGAALGVFRVQQVNLAAACLVGAIAEALVGPLSPPARAAREAGYPALSLAEVSQGLVTFCLRAVGAPLHEEEPQS; via the coding sequence ATGGCCTATCGCCCCACTGCACTGCGTATCGACCGCGACCAGGCGCTGCGTGAGCGCATCATCAGTGCCGCGCTGGCGCGGGTCGCCGAGGGTGGTTTCGTCGCGTTGACCATGCAGGCCCTGGCCGAGGATGTCGGCATCGCCACCGGCAGCCTGTACCGCCATGTGCGCAATAAGGGCGAGCTGGCAGCCGAGGTGTTTGCCGTGGCCAGTCAGCATGAAATCGACGCTCTGGCGGCCATTGTGCGTGGCCCTGGCGACCCGGTACAGCGCCTGACTGCCGGGCTTCAGCGCTTTGCTGCGCGGGCCTGGGACAGCCGTCAGCTGGCCTTTGCCTTGATCGCCGAACCGGTTGATAGCGAAGTCGACGAACAGCGCCTGTTCTATCGCGAAGCCTATGCCGAACTATTTGCCGAATTGCTGCACGAGGGCGCTGCCCTTGGCGTATTCCGCGTGCAGCAGGTCAACCTGGCTGCAGCCTGTCTGGTCGGGGCGATTGCCGAAGCCCTGGTCGGCCCGTTATCGCCGCCGGCGCGTGCGGCCCGTGAAGCCGGTTATCCGGCACTCAGCTTGGCTGAAGTCAGCCAGGGTCTTGTCACCTTTTGTCTACGCGCCGTGGGCGCCCCATTGCACGAAGAGGAGCCGCAGTCATGA
- a CDS encoding acyl-CoA dehydrogenase family protein has translation MNASQHAETHEVFNQVPSLDGANLYRVDLPLQEWTQRFGGGWAEQRLDVYGALAGGELMAAGFLANENKPVFKSHDRYGNRVDLVEFHPAYHQLMSTAIEHGLPSMPWAEQQAGAQVARAAMNYLHTQAEAGSGCPLTMTFASVPALKLQGDLAEKWLPKILSTQYDPRNLPIEQKTGATIGMAMTEKQGGTDVRANTTRAYPVGLGGPGQAYELVGHKWFCSAPMCDAFLTLAHTSKGLTCFLLPRHRPDGTRNELYIQRLKNKLGNWSNASSEVEFRGALAWMVGEEGRGVPTIIEMVALTRFDCMIGSSALMRQALTQAAHHCAHRQVGGRVLSEQPLMQNVLADLALESEAALALTLRMGKALDNPQDEQEGKFARLVTAVGKYWICKRAPAMINEAAECMGGAGYVEDSILPRLYREAPVNSTWEGSGNVQCLDVLRALSKEPGVLDALFTELGDGHGDARLRAHIAKLQADFRDTADIQYRARQLTEDVALALQAKLLLEAGNASVSDAFIVSRLGGQGGRVYGTLPRGVAVETLLARSTPHLL, from the coding sequence ATGAATGCCAGCCAACATGCCGAAACCCATGAGGTGTTCAACCAGGTGCCGTCGCTGGACGGTGCCAACCTGTACCGCGTCGACCTGCCGCTGCAGGAGTGGACTCAGCGTTTTGGCGGCGGCTGGGCCGAGCAGCGCCTGGACGTATATGGCGCGCTGGCCGGTGGTGAGCTGATGGCCGCCGGCTTTCTCGCCAATGAGAATAAGCCGGTGTTCAAAAGTCACGATCGTTATGGCAATCGCGTCGATCTGGTGGAGTTTCACCCGGCCTACCACCAGCTGATGAGCACCGCTATTGAGCACGGGCTGCCGTCCATGCCCTGGGCTGAGCAACAGGCGGGTGCGCAAGTGGCGCGCGCCGCGATGAACTACCTGCACACGCAAGCCGAAGCCGGCAGCGGTTGCCCGCTGACCATGACCTTCGCCAGCGTGCCGGCGCTCAAGTTGCAGGGCGATCTGGCCGAGAAGTGGCTGCCGAAAATTCTCTCGACCCAGTACGACCCGCGCAACCTGCCGATTGAGCAGAAAACCGGGGCGACCATCGGCATGGCCATGACCGAGAAACAGGGCGGCACCGATGTCCGTGCCAACACCACACGCGCCTATCCGGTCGGCCTCGGTGGGCCTGGTCAGGCCTATGAGTTAGTCGGCCACAAGTGGTTCTGCTCGGCGCCGATGTGCGATGCCTTTCTCACCCTGGCCCATACCAGCAAGGGGTTGACCTGTTTCCTGTTGCCGCGTCACCGCCCGGACGGCACGCGCAATGAGTTGTATATCCAGCGCCTGAAAAACAAGCTGGGCAACTGGTCGAACGCCTCCAGTGAAGTGGAGTTTCGCGGCGCGCTGGCCTGGATGGTGGGCGAGGAGGGCCGTGGCGTGCCGACCATTATCGAGATGGTCGCGTTGACCCGCTTCGATTGCATGATCGGTTCCAGTGCCTTGATGCGTCAGGCCCTGACTCAGGCCGCGCACCACTGTGCCCATCGCCAAGTAGGTGGGCGGGTGCTCAGCGAGCAGCCGTTGATGCAAAACGTGCTGGCCGATTTGGCCCTGGAAAGCGAAGCCGCGCTGGCCTTGACCCTGCGCATGGGTAAGGCCTTGGATAACCCGCAGGATGAGCAGGAAGGCAAGTTTGCGCGGCTGGTCACTGCCGTAGGCAAGTACTGGATCTGCAAACGTGCGCCGGCCATGATCAACGAAGCCGCCGAGTGCATGGGCGGCGCTGGTTATGTCGAGGACAGCATCCTGCCAAGGCTGTACCGCGAAGCGCCGGTCAACTCCACCTGGGAGGGTTCGGGCAACGTGCAGTGCCTGGACGTGCTGCGTGCGTTGTCGAAGGAGCCGGGCGTGCTCGATGCGCTGTTTACCGAACTGGGCGACGGCCATGGTGATGCGCGCCTGCGTGCGCATATCGCCAAGCTCCAAGCGGATTTCCGCGACACCGCGGACATCCAGTACCGCGCCCGCCAGCTCACCGAGGACGTGGCCCTGGCGTTACAGGCCAAACTGCTGCTGGAAGCCGGCAATGCCAGCGTGTCTGACGCCTTCATCGTCAGCCGTCTGGGCGGTCAAGGGGGGCGGGTTTATGGCACCTTGCCGCGTGGCGTGGCTGTCGAGACGCTACTGGCGCGCAGCACGCCGCATTTGCTGTGA